One segment of Cetobacterium sp. NK01 DNA contains the following:
- a CDS encoding MFS transporter has product MENIKHMSELSLPKRLLAYLVILVGYFFYCYNFVVIDYVRPFLVQYYGITLGQTALFYTAQSIGALIGALSCAWFAENFGRKKVLILITLLNGGATLVNLSSRSFETWMIMRFIIGISLGGYFTVAVTVMVGLFTAKVRAKVTAFASSLFSIALIIMGAYGALLGESNWEMLMVIGGLPPVIAAIAMIFLVPSEKKYIPFGSEKEGDNETKAEEEKKGSWKEMFSGKLAKISITCILLSGLNFIGYQFFSGFVTVYLREVRNFDAKTMGILFSAASSGSLVGAYVWGFVADKFGRKVNAFGFILSSIMIGLYFVAPSNVTILSICGFVYGIGLASSAIWGGYFTELFPRHLKTMGASLFHGGRIIALFAPSIVVAVRNATSLQTAMWGAPILFTIAAILWLTLPETLETGVLYKKEN; this is encoded by the coding sequence ATGGAAAATATAAAGCATATGAGTGAACTATCATTACCAAAGCGTCTTTTGGCATATTTAGTAATTTTAGTAGGGTATTTCTTTTACTGTTATAACTTTGTAGTTATTGATTATGTAAGACCATTTTTAGTTCAATATTATGGAATAACTTTAGGACAAACAGCACTATTTTACACTGCACAATCTATAGGAGCACTAATTGGAGCTTTAAGTTGTGCATGGTTCGCAGAAAATTTTGGAAGAAAGAAAGTTTTAATTTTAATAACTTTACTTAATGGAGGAGCTACTTTAGTAAATCTTTCAAGTAGATCATTTGAAACTTGGATGATTATGAGATTTATAATTGGAATCTCTTTAGGTGGATATTTTACAGTTGCAGTAACGGTTATGGTAGGACTATTTACAGCAAAAGTAAGAGCAAAAGTTACTGCATTTGCATCTAGTTTATTTTCAATAGCTTTAATAATTATGGGAGCTTACGGAGCTTTATTAGGGGAAAGCAATTGGGAGATGCTTATGGTAATTGGAGGACTTCCACCAGTAATTGCAGCTATAGCTATGATCTTTTTGGTACCAAGTGAAAAGAAATATATTCCTTTTGGTAGTGAAAAAGAGGGAGATAATGAGACTAAAGCTGAAGAGGAAAAGAAAGGTAGCTGGAAAGAGATGTTCTCTGGAAAGTTAGCAAAGATATCTATAACGTGTATCTTATTATCTGGTTTAAATTTTATAGGTTACCAGTTCTTTAGTGGATTTGTTACAGTTTATTTAAGAGAAGTTAGAAACTTTGATGCAAAAACAATGGGAATATTATTCTCAGCAGCTTCTTCAGGATCTTTAGTAGGAGCTTATGTATGGGGATTTGTAGCAGATAAATTTGGAAGAAAAGTAAATGCCTTTGGATTTATACTGTCATCAATAATGATAGGTCTGTATTTTGTGGCACCAAGTAATGTAACAATACTTTCAATTTGTGGATTTGTTTACGGAATTGGATTAGCTTCAAGTGCAATTTGGGGAGGATACTTTACAGAGCTATTCCCAAGACATTTAAAAACAATGGGAGCGTCACTATTCCACGGTGGAAGAATAATAGCGTTATTTGCACCAAGTATTGTTGTAGCAGTTAGAAATGCTACATCACTACAAACAGCAATGTGGGGAGCACCTATATTATTTACAATAGCAGCAATACTTTGGTTAACACTACCTGAAACTCTTGAAACAGGAGTTTTATATAAAAAAGAAAACTAA
- a CDS encoding ester cyclase: protein MSKYQEIKKLVREYFDAMENATPETVEEVIKQYTGENYQWRGVYPFREQDGATATAEVFWKPLMTSIKHLQRRQDVFIAGTNEVESDEQWVMSMGHFMGLFDEEYLGIRPTGKMINLRYAEFSCVENGKIVKTGLFVDLLGLMDQAGVYPLPPSTGKYFVYPGPRNHDGLLFEDAAPEEGVKTLALVNKMVEDLSALNRSGAMGITPDVLEPSWSKNMIWYGPAGVGASYTIPRYIAQHSLPFRSSLTDKVFNGHVCRFAEGNFSCFFGWPNLSNTPIGGWLGLPGGKVKADMQVVDVYYRDGDKLSENWVLIDIPFWLKQQGLDVFERTANILNPKF from the coding sequence ATGTCTAAATATCAAGAAATAAAGAAATTAGTAAGAGAATATTTTGATGCAATGGAAAATGCAACACCAGAAACAGTTGAAGAGGTTATAAAGCAATACACAGGTGAAAACTACCAGTGGAGAGGAGTTTATCCTTTTAGAGAGCAAGATGGAGCAACTGCAACTGCAGAAGTTTTCTGGAAACCATTAATGACTTCAATAAAGCACCTTCAAAGAAGACAAGACGTTTTCATTGCTGGAACAAATGAAGTTGAAAGTGATGAGCAGTGGGTTATGTCAATGGGACACTTCATGGGATTATTTGATGAAGAGTATTTAGGAATTAGACCTACAGGAAAGATGATAAATTTAAGATATGCTGAGTTTTCATGCGTAGAAAATGGTAAAATAGTAAAAACTGGATTATTCGTTGATTTATTAGGATTAATGGATCAAGCTGGAGTTTATCCATTACCACCATCAACTGGAAAATATTTTGTATATCCAGGACCAAGAAATCACGATGGATTACTGTTTGAAGATGCTGCACCAGAAGAGGGGGTAAAAACTTTAGCTCTTGTTAATAAAATGGTTGAAGATCTATCAGCATTAAATAGAAGTGGAGCTATGGGAATAACTCCAGATGTATTAGAGCCATCATGGTCTAAGAATATGATATGGTATGGACCTGCAGGAGTAGGAGCAAGCTATACTATACCAAGATATATAGCTCAGCATTCACTTCCATTTAGAAGTAGTCTAACAGATAAGGTGTTTAATGGACATGTATGTAGATTTGCTGAAGGAAACTTCTCTTGTTTCTTTGGATGGCCAAACTTATCTAACACACCAATTGGTGGATGGTTAGGATTGCCAGGCGGAAAAGTAAAAGCAGACATGCAAGTTGTAGATGTTTACTATAGAGATGGAGATAAACTATCTGAAAACTGGGTATTAATTGATATTCCATTCTGGTTAAAGCAACAAGGGTTAGATGTATTTGAAAGAACAGCAAA